Sequence from the Amaranthus tricolor cultivar Red isolate AtriRed21 chromosome 16, ASM2621246v1, whole genome shotgun sequence genome:
AAGGGAAAACCGATGCTAAGTATAATTAATGAACTCACAACAGAGTACAAAGTCTATAGAAAAACAATCACGAGATTATGGAAAGAAGTTCAAAAGCAAAAGGAAAACAACAACACAACCATCAACCTCAACAACAAGAGGGTTGGGAGACAAGCACCCAACAAAATCCAATTTGATGATGAGAAGTTCAAGTCCatcaaatttgaactaaaaggCACTCAACATGCAGTGGCAAAACAAATGAAAGTATCACAGTCAACAGTATCTAGGTTGAAGAAGGACAGAGTTATTAGAAAGCATACAAACGCTATCAAACCCACACTGAATGATAACAACAAACTACACAGGTTAAGTTTTGCATTATCTAAGTTGCAATATGATGAACACACTGATTCTTTCAAGTTTAAGTCACATAATAACATTGTTCATATTGATGAAAAACACTTTTATCTAACTCGAGAATCACAGACTTACTACCTAGCACCGGgtgaagtagaaccacataGGGAATGTCAGTCCGAAAGATTCATCCCAAAAATAATGTTCATGTGTGCTATTGcaaatccaatttttttaactaatggTGATGTGTTTTTTGATGGTAAGATAGGAATATGGCCTTTTATTACTCAAGAGCCTGCGAAAAGGAGCTCAAAGAACAGAAAAGAGGGGGGAATAGACCAAACCATAAGAGCTAAGTGGCCACACGGAATGTCAAAGCACATTTTTATTCAACTGGATAATGCAAAGCCGCACATAGCACACAATGACAATGAATTTATGGAGGAGGCATTGAATGATGATTTTTTTCATACAACTTGTACAACAACCACCAAATTCTCCTGACATGAATGTACTAGATCTAGGTTTCTTTAGTTCAATTCTGGCTTTGCAATATCATAAAGCAGCCTACAATGTACCAAAATTACTAAGTGTTGTGAATAATGCATTTGACAATTTGAGTTCACAATGTTTAAGATTTGTTTTCATAACACTACAAGCATGCATGATTGAGACCATGAAAAGGCAAGGGGCTATTGACTATCATATCCCACATATGAACAAAACCAAAGCTGCTAGGGAGGGGACATTGCCTAACTATCCAAGTGTGGACAAATAATTAGTGGTTGTATCTCTTCAACATTTATTCATAAGGATCAGTTCAGAGACAATGTCTCAATCGGTGGACATGATAGGGTACCAGCAAGACAACATCACCATCACATGAAGCCAAAACAATGAACAACAGAACCACCAGCAACACAAcatcacaatcacaacaaccCAAAATAACAGCAAGACAAAAACCAGCAAGACAACATCACCATCACAACAACCCAAAACATTGAACAACAGAACCAGAGTTAACAATGATTTTGGGAGAAAAAGCAATGAACAAAGCATCCAACAGAATAGGAGAACACAAATGTTTTTGGGAAGAACAAAACAGGAAGCACAACCATGAACAACAACTTCAGTCAACCAATACAATCAAGAACAGAACAGGAAGCACAAACCTAACACAGCAGCCTGAAGAAAAAGAACGAACACCAATCACTTACCATGTGAAGCTTAACAATCATGCATTTTTTGGACGAATTTTTGAGATCTTGAAATTGGGATGTTTCAGATGTAAACAACAAGTATaaaaattttgatgttgtttaaaatgaaacatttgtaCTCATGCTTACATTAATGAAAAAGGTGGTTGTTTTTACAAAACTCTTAGATTTGTTGTCAATCTTAGTGTGAAATCATTGAGCAAAAAACGAACATGTTTGCgcttgaagttaaggaaaacaatccaaaccccTAATTTTTGTTCGTTTTTTTTAGTGGCAAAAAAAAAGTTGCTCTCACTTGAAGATCATTGAGCAACTAAAATAAATGCATCGAAAAAccctaaaacacaaaaattatCATCAGCCAGAACGCAACCACAGGAACAGATTCATACTCAAAAATGGCCCAAGTTTGTCAAGCCAATCTTCTTCCTCACAATCAGTGTTAGAGAAAACAGCATCAATAGAAGTAGTCACAATCAGGATAAAGTTCAAGCTCAGGGGTGTAAATAGGTTCACTTTCAGAGTCTAGTTCTCTACCCCACTTTGGATCTGACTCAACTGAAGAGCATTCATCGTCATATGAGTCAAAAGACTCATCATCATAATACTTAGGGTTTGATAGAGGCGATTTGGGGATTTTGAGAGGGGAAAAATCAGGGGAGTTAAGACTCTTCAGAGGTGAGTTAATGGCGGATTTAGGGTTTTCCATGAAGATGGAGCAAGGCAAAACAAAGTGTAACATccgttttttctaaaaataataataataataataataataataataataataataataataataataataataataataataataataataataataaataaataaataaataaataaataaatgaataaatttcagaaattaaaaaaaaataaataaaaatttaactccccattaacaaatagcTTCCCACTTCTCcatctaaatcttataactaacctcacttacctattataaattaaaccaattaaccttaatttcattcacataatTACCCACACTTCcgttttctcctacaaactacttcctccatcttccaattgcttaaaattcagtcaaaaAACGCAAGATATTGATATTAAAGACAGCGAATTCGTAggcagagattattaggagcgtacgttgtctaggatcgcatgacaaggtaattctcaatgtccatctaattaggactatcccgttagtattatgtgctaagtgataattaatgtgtttaaatagaatgcatgattttatatgacattattttatatgatgttatgttttatatattctcaaattataattactattatttttgtcaaacttgaatttataattattattttgataaaatttatattattattttaatatcgaAATTTGATAGGatttatttgaaagagaaatatttatgacaATAATTCCTActgccaccaattgatgttagaatgatgatttgaaaaatgagatttcagttggatattcctgagatatatatttattgggaaaaattactatcataaaataaaatgtataatgtatgtttgtgtgctcgcgactaattattaaaatatattaaatcacgtaaagcgtaacatgagggaaatgaagctcttatatttgttgtgacccaagtataagggtgatgaacaggttgccctgtttggttagtatagctgccgacatgtattattatttctgatacttgatacgatgtttggtcttccttctatttcttgtgatccaagtagaaggggtgtgcacactagggttccctgagactactctgctgaccttgaattatttggggtgacgacctcttgttgaagtaggtataggggtaaagcctcggcctactggcgttctcgttccctcaaattaaaaattgattatgtgtttgtcattattaattatcaaattaataaattggtttatgtggtattagatatattgttttatgaaattgtttttcttttaaactcagctatatattattttctaaaattacttacaatttgattatatatatttttttaaatcattttcaaactgaatcgttttacgggatggagttggaattactcaatttcctgattttgggagttcttcccttgtttttcttgcattcttatgttgcaggttattgattgtgtgggaatcgtggagtgaggatcacttagaaatatagcttttattagagtcatatttcagtttaaatttttcttttgttgtttaaattttatatggacacagattacgtttcagtcttttcttatgttgtaagaccctttgttggatttaaaattattaagttatttcttagttgttaagccttacatttattttattagaaatagatgtggcggtaacactcccaaggtgcgccgatcgatgcAGCTGACGCAGCTACCATTCCAGATTACATGTCAtagttcctctccatcactcgtcgatggatgacaccacgaggtatcatcgcCGCTGTCAGTACGCACCGGttgcaccgacgatgacacagttTGTAAGTATTTTCTATATTGTTTAATTTTACCTACCActcataatataaaaatattctaaCTTTTATATGATTGCAGGCACAAGGCGTGGTAGCTGTGATTAGCTCTACCCACGAGGAGCATATGCACGAAATAGCCCAGGACACACTCCTAGGgacgcagttccagcacttcattcTCGAAGTCACTGAGATGGCACAATCATCAACATACGTCCAAAGATCACCTCCTCTTCCTAACGTTCCTCTGGAGGAGATTGATGTGACGTACCCCCACGAGGGAGTGGGGTCATCACAGGGAGTGGGGTCATCTCAATATCAATCACCTCCTCTCCCTGATCGTCATAGGACCGCCTCTTACTATTATAAGAGGCGTAGGACATCTTCAAAGTTAGAAAGGGTTGAGGAGGGTGATGAGCACTAGTTTTGTGTATAGGTGTACATACGATTGTATTTTGAACATTTGAACAATATTgacatttgtacatattttgttatatatgtatgtgtatatttatatgatatttattatgtttattataggcttttaatttatctttcctgtatagttacgtctctttatctttctcgagccgggggactctttTGGCCTCGCTCtactttatgggtatgagttgctgccgtccttccctccccagaccttgTCCATAGTTTtactatgagcgggatacaatgggtaggatgatgatgatgatgatatacctagtgttttatttatttacatttgtATACATtagttatatatgtatataagtatatatgtatattatatttatttgtcatacattagtaatgtatattataagtatatatgtatataagtatatattatattgatttgtaattttaaacattaaaaaaagaaataaaatagcTTCAAATATCTTTttactgttactaacagcgaacacaGAAGTTTGGTCAAAAAAGGTGTCAAAatctttgttcactgttagtaacagcgaacaaagaccttgactttttttgaccaagtTCTtgtgttcgctgttactaacagcgaacaagatGAACCTCTGCTTTTGGAAAAAACTGTTTATCTTGGAAAATAGTTTGAAACTTTGgctattatgtaaattttttatatttttttgcttattcatttttttgcttatgtaaatttataatgCCCatttactgtattcttaatgcttacttacattatccttaatgcctacttacaatatatttaatgcccaccgaaaaagtatttaaaatacCTATTTACAATGTTCTTAATGCCTGACGAGAAACTTAGCTTACtagcctacttacaatatattaaatgtctacttacaatattcttaatgcctaccaaAAAACTTACtcaatattttcctttttgagtaagcccaattagagatggtctctcaaagaaaccgtCTCCCACAAGAGTATTTCACAATTAGCAGAAGCGGAGCGAAGGAAAGCTAGTGGTGTGGGTATCAACAACATGGAGAAGGATGCATTATGCCTTTACAATTTTATCTGATCTTCTGAAATTTTATGTTATAATTTTATCTTATCTTCTGAAATTTTATCTTACAATCTTATTTTATCTTCTCAAAATTTATCTTAAAACCTTATGTCAAAGCATCTATAATATAAAACTTATTAAGATTACTCAATATCATTCATTTTACATCAATTACCACATCTCTTAAACCTTGCAacataaaaaaatgaatttcaattacACTATTTCAAGTAATAATCAAGTTGTTCAAGTTCTTCTATTTCTTGATATGAATGATAATTACTTTACTAAAGCATTAACAAataggcaaaatgttaaaaaactacctaacataaaccccattttgcaaataactaccttaaataaaaatttttgcaaaaaactaccttacataatccatttttttgcaaaagactaccttgtAACGGAATTTGGCGTTTGACCGGCAGATTTAACCTTTGACTAGCACGTGCCAGGCACGTGGTCCCTTTATTAACCAAAAATCGTCTTCTTTTCAATTCAGAGCATTCGAAATCGCTTTCATTCCTTCTTCTTTGCAGCGATAAACCCTAAATCTTCTTCATTTCAATTCACAGCTTTCTTTCATTCACCTTGCATTCGAATCTCTAATTCATTCAAAGATCATCGTTTTCTTCCAATTAATCAGTTatgtcttcttgttcttcaattgaaaaatgtgggtgtagagttccctttgcaaggagggtctcatggaccaaggaaaatcctaGAAGAAGGTTTAatacttgcgttttttatgatcctgatacaaaatCGAGGGgttgcaaaaagtttaaatgggttgatgaacctgaaatggCTGTTTGGCAAAGAAAACTCACTAACAAGCTTGTGGAGGAAAAGCGACAATtggcaaccgaaatcaagattttgacatcaaggatatcttgcttggaacatgaaaaggaacaagctttttcagaaattaaaatgattaagaagaaatggatgaatgagagggAGCATGGAAATCATATTaaaagctttgtattagggtttttgttttgttttctgttgGTGTTTATTGTATTAATCAAGGGTACTAATTGAAGTTTAGGACCTAGTTAAGCATAATTGTAAGATTGATTTGGATATTGTAACATGATGATgctgaatgaatgaatgaactttttattttttccattgcaattcttttagccatgtaacacttagaatacttcacttcacaacctaactctCTATTAACCTGTTTGTTAAATGCCTTTAATTCCCAAGTTGGATTGTCCCTCCAATCATCTATGTATTTCTCAACTAAATACAAAGCAGTGACTTTcttattttggtgttggtgaccacaTGTGTGGTTTggaaaataactccttatttgaattgtctcctcatctttcagTTTCACggcatgaaccttaaaataacacttcttctccttcccacaaacacagttcACAATTCTAGCTTTCGATTTCATGCAATCGCATCTGTTGTAGCAATACACACTTATCCTATTTGTACCATTatgcaggtaataataattgtaaccacattcaatagcatggtaccttaGTGCTTTTCTAAACACATATGTCGAAGGAAACTTAAGGCCTAAAGACAAATTAATCTTACCCTTGAAATCAACCTCAGGGTTGAATGTAGGATAACTGCAtataccttcctcatcatcattcaatgcaCTCAAATCATAATCATCAGACTGCGGTTCGTCATCATTAAAGTATATGTCTTTGTTGTTTTGTtcatcaacctccttatctactaTCAACCTAAGTTCCTCATCAtctataaacacatcatcaagaccataaactacattttcagcaaacaaatcagaatcatcctcatattcatcttcattaacacatgtataatcatcatcactactaTCCTCAACCTCATCAGCATTACCATCTACATTTGCTAAAACCAACTTAGAACTATCAATCAACACCTCATCTACCGTTACATTACCCACCTCAGTTGACAACTCAGACTGCTTTTTTTCGAATCACTGGCTTTTTTACGGATtgtcaatttcttcatcttagctaatttttatatattgacttagctaattttaagaaccctaataCAGTATTCAGATACAACAAGAgtcaatttacaaattaataGATATGAAACAACAAATTCAATACAAAAATCGCACAGCACAGGAAGCAAATctgaaaaacgaaaaaaaatttaaattatagctAAAATACAACAAAGATGTACAAAACCATAATTAATTAGTAGTACATACCGGATTTGCTTAGAGATTTCAATGAGATGAAGTTACGAGGTGGATGGGAGCGAAATAGGAAGCTACAGCAATGGAAGATTGGCTGGAAGAAGAAGGAATGAAAGCGATTTCGAATGCTCTGAATTGAAAAGAAGACGATTTTAGGTTAATAAAGAGACCACGTGCCTGGCACGTGCTAGTCAAAGGTTAAATCTGCCGGTCAAATGCCAAATTCCGTTacaaggtagtcttttgcaaaaaaatggattatgtaaggtagttttttgcaaaaatttttatttttatttgaaaaaaataagacaattgaacagcttttttcccaaaataagctccgtgaaacttaattcccaaaataagcgtccgtacattcaaacctaggtttggtaaaagtcgttgttactaacagcaaaagacaaaaaaaataaaataaaacccataagttgctgttactaacagcgacttaaggagttgactgggttctcagttacttcttcattccaacctacgagataaAGGGGTTGACCAATTAACCTTAAAGtcgatgttactaacagcgacttaaggagttgaccagtcaactccttaagttgctgttagtaacatcgaCTTTAAGGTTAATTGGTCAACCCCTttatctcgtaggttggaatgaagaagtaactgagaactgaaaacttTAAACTtattaagtcgttgttactaacagcgacttaaaaaaaaaaatttttttttttgttttaattcgctgttagtaacagcgacttaagtctGCTTCGTTAtttcagttacttcctcattccaacctatGAGATTAAGTCTGCTTCGTTAATTcgctggtcaactccttaagtcgctgttagtaacaacgacttaggcttttattttttctttttttttttttgattttcgctGTTgcctgttagtaacagcgacttacacCAAGTCTAAGTTTGAATGTACGGacacttattttgagaataaaattttcacggagcttatttttgaaataaaattgttcaatgctgttatttttttcaaattttaacacTGAGACTCAAAATTAATACTGATGACTTAAATGAAGACCAACATACTATACATCTGTTGCCCCCCGTCTCCTCTCCGGTAGGTAAAAGTAACGCACGAAACtcaaattttttgaattatttgacTCAAATCGCTTCATAACTCGTTCAAATTTTGACATTTGATGTTTCCCAATTCCCACCATTGAGTGTAGTTCATTTTGCAATGCTAATTGATTAACCACAAGCATCCATGGAAGGTGAAACTCCCACTAGTTTAATTAGTAGGATTCATACTTCCTTCACTGATGGAATTTATTTTGCGGCATCAATGTCTTCCCTCAAATCCACTGAATTTGAACTGGTATTCTTTTTTACTTGTCCGTTTTTTCGTGAATCTCACCTGGGTTTTTAGTTTTTACCATTTGTTTGATCATTAAATTGTGCCCATTTGAAAACGCTTTGATGTTTGGTTGTTGTTTTCTATTGTTTTTTAGGTTCAAGGTATACTG
This genomic interval carries:
- the LOC130802635 gene encoding uncharacterized protein LOC130802635 gives rise to the protein MAPTKNLSHQQKTQIMQNLLCKLNKKGKPMLSIINELTTEYKVYRKTITRLWKEVQKQKENNNTTINLNNKRVGRQAPNKIQFDDEKFKSIKFELKGTQHAVAKQMKVSQSTVSRLKKDRVIRKHTNAIKPTLNDNNKLHRLSFALSKLQYDEHTDSFKFKSHNNIVHIDEKHFYLTRESQTYYLAPGEVEPHRECQSERFIPKIMFMCAIANPIFLTNGDVFFDGKIGIWPFITQEPAKRSSKNRKEGGIDQTIRAKWPHGMSKHIFIQLDNAKPHIAHNDNEFMEEALNDDFFHTTCTTTTKFS